In Merismopedia glauca CCAP 1448/3, the following are encoded in one genomic region:
- the pstC gene encoding phosphate ABC transporter permease subunit PstC → MTSLKVKTLFPLPRKLLKLETDDLLLWVLILLGAIAGAIILAIIAFLGIEALPVLQQVGIWRFFSDPSWNPASGSYNLTPMLWGTLLVTGGAVAIAAPIGILSAIFSHYYAPNWLATWYRRLIELLAGIPSVVYGFWGLVVLVPIINRLHPPGTSLLAGIVVLTIMILPTMTLVAEASFTEIPPEYLLGAASLGLSRWGTVWQIVLPTARSGLLAGLILQMGRAIGETMAVLMVCGNVVQVPDSLFAPMRTLTANIALEMAYALGNHRSALFVSGLALMAIVICLVIVTEVVSHPKIYD, encoded by the coding sequence TTGTTCCCCTTACCCCGAAAGTTGCTCAAACTAGAAACTGATGACCTACTGCTGTGGGTGTTAATCTTGCTAGGGGCGATCGCTGGTGCCATTATCCTCGCCATTATCGCCTTTCTCGGCATCGAAGCGCTACCAGTCTTACAACAGGTGGGAATTTGGCGATTCTTCAGCGATCCTAGCTGGAATCCCGCTTCTGGCTCCTATAATCTAACGCCGATGCTGTGGGGAACTTTACTAGTTACGGGAGGTGCGGTGGCGATCGCTGCCCCTATAGGCATATTATCCGCTATTTTCTCCCACTACTATGCCCCTAATTGGTTAGCTACCTGGTATCGTCGCTTAATCGAGTTATTAGCGGGAATTCCTTCTGTAGTTTATGGATTCTGGGGATTAGTGGTTTTAGTCCCTATAATTAACCGTCTTCATCCCCCAGGAACCAGTTTACTCGCTGGAATCGTCGTTTTGACGATTATGATCTTACCGACGATGACATTGGTAGCAGAAGCTAGTTTTACCGAAATCCCCCCAGAATACCTATTAGGAGCCGCATCTCTAGGTTTATCTCGTTGGGGAACCGTCTGGCAAATAGTATTACCTACAGCCAGATCCGGCTTATTAGCAGGACTAATTTTGCAAATGGGAAGGGCGATCGGGGAAACAATGGCTGTTTTGATGGTTTGTGGCAATGTAGTCCAAGTTCCCGACAGTTTATTTGCCCCCATGCGGACTTTAACCGCCAATATCGCCCTAGAAATGGCTTACGCTTTGGGAAATCATCGCTCGGCTTTATTTGTCAGTGGCTTAGCCTTGATGGCGATCGTTATCTGTTTAGTTATTGTAACTGAGGTCGTCTCTCACCCCAAGATCTATGACTAG